The following are encoded together in the Micromonospora lupini genome:
- a CDS encoding YidC/Oxa1 family membrane protein insertase, which yields MLAFAPLHSVVGAAGTALSWLTDLLEPFADGTATVAAIVLLTIAVRLLIAPLTVAQVRGERRRAALAPQVRDLQQRYADDPAALQREVFALYRSAGANPIAGCLPLLLQAPFLLVLYRLFATDEGGTGLLDERLAGVPLGHHVSDGLAGAAGPLFVALLALLLVLAWWSSRRARRAQAAVGTVAGTPTEGPGAATLGRLLPLLPFTTVLVALVLPLAALIYLVTTTAWSALEQAVLRRPQQPVALPG from the coding sequence ATGCTCGCCTTCGCACCACTGCACAGCGTCGTCGGCGCCGCCGGCACCGCGTTGTCCTGGCTCACCGATCTGCTCGAACCGTTCGCCGATGGCACGGCGACCGTCGCCGCCATCGTGCTGCTCACCATCGCCGTCCGGTTGCTCATCGCGCCGCTGACAGTCGCGCAGGTCCGCGGGGAACGGCGCCGCGCGGCGCTCGCCCCCCAGGTGCGCGATCTCCAGCAGCGGTACGCCGACGACCCGGCGGCCCTCCAGCGCGAGGTGTTCGCGCTCTACCGCTCCGCCGGCGCGAACCCGATCGCCGGCTGCCTTCCGTTGCTGCTCCAGGCGCCGTTCCTGCTGGTGCTGTACCGGCTGTTCGCCACCGACGAGGGCGGCACAGGGCTGCTGGACGAGCGGCTGGCCGGGGTGCCGCTGGGCCACCACGTGAGCGACGGGTTGGCCGGGGCGGCCGGACCGCTCTTCGTCGCCCTGCTGGCCCTGCTGCTGGTGCTTGCCTGGTGGTCGTCGCGCCGGGCCCGCCGGGCGCAGGCGGCGGTCGGCACGGTGGCCGGTACGCCCACCGAGGGCCCGGGTGCCGCCACGCTCGGCCGGCTGCTGCCCCTGCTGCCGTTCACGACAGTGCTTGTGGCGCTGGTGCTGCCGCTCGCGGCGCTGATCTACCTGGTGACGACGACCGCCTGGTCGGCGCTGGAGCAGGCGGTGCTGCGCCGGCCCCAGCAGCCCGTCGCGCTGCCCGGCTGA
- a CDS encoding DUF6412 domain-containing protein: MPVPLGFLWVAWMSAFAQLTMLADRPADLLAGAALTALVLFTALLAAHVVGQAGAPGVARRWAGLRARARGRRVPRQIDPDAAGRPRPRAPGRPSAA; this comes from the coding sequence GTGCCGGTGCCGCTGGGGTTCCTCTGGGTCGCGTGGATGTCCGCGTTCGCCCAGCTCACCATGCTTGCGGACCGCCCGGCCGACCTGCTGGCGGGGGCCGCCCTGACCGCTCTGGTCCTGTTCACCGCGCTGCTCGCCGCGCACGTTGTCGGCCAGGCGGGGGCGCCAGGCGTCGCGCGACGCTGGGCCGGGCTGCGTGCCCGCGCCCGAGGTCGCCGGGTTCCCCGTCAGATCGACCCGGACGCCGCCGGCCGACCTCGCCCCCGCGCGCCCGGACGCCCCTCGGCCGCGTAG
- a CDS encoding carboxylate-amine ligase, translated as MTGQLAEASSGTTAGTDVLTVGVEEEFLLVDPHTGAAVPAVDLVLEQVPAELRGQVEREFQTSQIEIGTPPGLELSSIRHSLGVLRKALSDAAERAGVRLLAIGTGPVDGPVPPVVDKPRFDRMIERFRLLVPGPGNNGMHVHVGIPDPETGVQVLNHVRPWLPMLHALTTNSPFSRGEDTGYASWRSVEWERWPSVAPTPWLESHEHYQRLIRQLISSGVMLDEGMLYWYARLSAKYPTVELRIGDVCPTVDDAVLVAALVRALVATAIADVEADRPALRTDHHLLVGAHWRAAHDGLEGDGVDVTTGELRPAWELLDGFVERLRPALEQHGDWAEVSDLLGGLRRHGTGAARQRAVYARTGRLVDVVQDVARQTRG; from the coding sequence ATGACGGGCCAGCTGGCGGAGGCATCCAGCGGGACGACCGCGGGAACCGATGTGCTCACCGTGGGTGTCGAGGAGGAGTTCCTGCTCGTCGACCCGCACACCGGAGCCGCGGTGCCCGCCGTCGACCTCGTGCTGGAGCAGGTGCCGGCGGAACTGCGCGGTCAGGTGGAGCGCGAGTTCCAGACCAGCCAGATCGAGATCGGCACTCCCCCCGGCCTCGAGCTGTCCTCGATCCGGCACTCCCTCGGCGTACTGCGTAAGGCGCTGAGCGACGCGGCCGAGCGGGCCGGCGTACGGCTGCTGGCCATCGGCACCGGCCCGGTGGACGGCCCGGTGCCGCCGGTGGTCGACAAGCCCCGCTTCGACCGGATGATCGAACGGTTCCGGCTGCTCGTTCCCGGCCCCGGCAACAACGGCATGCACGTGCACGTGGGCATTCCCGATCCGGAGACCGGCGTGCAGGTGCTCAACCACGTCCGGCCGTGGTTGCCGATGCTGCACGCCCTCACCACCAACTCGCCGTTCTCCCGTGGCGAGGACACCGGCTACGCGAGCTGGCGCTCGGTGGAGTGGGAGCGCTGGCCGTCGGTGGCGCCGACGCCCTGGTTGGAGTCGCACGAGCACTACCAGCGGCTGATCCGTCAGTTGATCTCCAGCGGGGTGATGCTCGACGAGGGGATGCTCTACTGGTACGCCCGGCTGTCGGCGAAGTACCCGACCGTGGAGCTGCGGATCGGCGACGTCTGCCCGACGGTGGACGACGCGGTGCTGGTCGCCGCGCTGGTCCGGGCACTCGTGGCCACCGCCATCGCCGACGTCGAGGCCGACCGGCCGGCCCTGCGGACCGACCACCACCTGCTGGTCGGCGCGCACTGGCGGGCCGCCCACGACGGCCTGGAGGGCGACGGCGTCGACGTCACCACGGGCGAGCTGCGCCCGGCCTGGGAGCTGCTGGACGGGTTCGTGGAGCGGCTGCGGCCGGCGCTGGAGCAGCACGGCGACTGGGCGGAGGTGTCCGACCTGCTGGGCGGGCTGCGCCGCCACGGCACGGGCGCGGCCCGGCAGCGCGCCGTGTACGCCCGTACCGGACGGCTCGTCGACGTGGTGCAGGACGTGGCGCGACAGACCCGCGGCTGA
- a CDS encoding FAD-dependent oxidoreductase, with protein sequence MAQRLIVIGGDAAGMSAASQARRRRGSDDLEIVVFERGHFTSYSSCGIPYWISGMVSGPEELIARTPETFRTQYAMDVRMRHEVTAIDLERREVVARDLEGGGEVRERFDDLVYAAGAVPVQPPWADTDAGGVFGMQTLDDGAALRAWLDAEPQPRRAVVIGGGYIGVEMAEALIERGLTVTLVEAGEQPMATVDGDMAELVAEAMRGLGVTIRTSLPVTGLEQRDGRVSAVVTAEGPMPTDVVVLGLGVRPNTALAKAAGFPIGPTGGIRVDRRLRVPGLPGVWAAGDCVETLHRVSGMPVHVPLGTHANKQGRAAGINIGGGYATFPGVIGTAVTKVCDLEVGRTGLREREAEAAGFEFVSVVAESTNRAGYYPGARQMTVKLIAERPSGRLLGAQIVGWSEAAKRIDTLAVALWNGMTVDDMTALDLGYAPPYAPVWDPVLIAARKAVDALAALDR encoded by the coding sequence GTGGCGCAACGACTGATCGTCATCGGCGGGGACGCCGCCGGCATGTCGGCGGCGTCCCAGGCGCGACGCCGCCGTGGCAGCGACGACCTGGAGATCGTGGTCTTCGAGCGGGGTCACTTCACCTCGTACTCGTCGTGCGGCATCCCGTACTGGATCAGCGGGATGGTGTCCGGCCCCGAGGAGTTGATCGCGCGGACGCCGGAGACGTTCCGCACGCAGTACGCCATGGACGTGCGGATGCGCCACGAGGTGACGGCCATCGACCTGGAACGCCGCGAGGTCGTCGCCCGGGACCTGGAGGGCGGCGGCGAGGTCCGCGAGCGCTTCGACGACCTGGTGTACGCCGCGGGCGCGGTGCCGGTGCAGCCACCGTGGGCGGACACCGACGCGGGCGGCGTGTTCGGGATGCAGACCCTCGACGACGGCGCGGCCCTACGCGCCTGGCTGGACGCCGAGCCGCAGCCGCGCCGGGCCGTGGTCATCGGTGGCGGGTACATCGGCGTCGAGATGGCCGAGGCGCTGATCGAGCGCGGCCTCACGGTGACCCTTGTCGAGGCGGGCGAACAACCCATGGCGACGGTGGACGGCGACATGGCCGAACTCGTCGCCGAGGCCATGCGCGGCCTCGGCGTCACGATCCGCACCAGCCTGCCGGTGACCGGCCTGGAGCAGCGGGACGGCCGGGTGTCCGCGGTGGTCACGGCCGAGGGGCCGATGCCTACCGACGTCGTGGTCCTGGGTCTGGGCGTACGCCCGAACACCGCGCTCGCCAAGGCTGCCGGCTTCCCGATCGGGCCGACGGGTGGCATCCGGGTGGACCGCCGGCTGCGGGTGCCGGGACTGCCCGGGGTCTGGGCCGCCGGCGACTGCGTGGAGACGCTGCACCGGGTCAGCGGAATGCCTGTGCACGTGCCGCTGGGCACGCACGCCAACAAGCAGGGCCGGGCGGCCGGAATCAACATCGGCGGCGGGTACGCGACCTTCCCGGGCGTGATCGGCACGGCGGTGACCAAGGTCTGTGACCTGGAGGTGGGTCGCACGGGCCTGCGCGAGCGGGAGGCCGAGGCGGCAGGCTTCGAGTTCGTCTCGGTGGTGGCCGAGTCGACCAACCGGGCCGGCTACTACCCGGGCGCGCGGCAGATGACCGTCAAGTTGATCGCCGAGCGACCCAGCGGCCGGCTGCTCGGCGCGCAGATCGTCGGCTGGTCCGAGGCTGCCAAACGGATCGACACGTTGGCCGTGGCGCTGTGGAACGGCATGACGGTGGATGACATGACCGCGCTGGACCTCGGCTACGCTCCGCCGTACGCGCCGGTCTGGGATCCGGTGCTGATCGCCGCCCGAAAGGCGGTCGACGCGCTGGCCGCTCTCGACCGCTGA
- a CDS encoding LacI family DNA-binding transcriptional regulator: MVDVARHAGVSLKTVSRVVNDEPVGQELLGRVLAAIAELGFRRNDIARNLRSRQLNATVGLLIEEIANPFYATIASVAAEIAAAHGTMLITASSEEDPERERAVLQDFTQRRVDGLLVVPAGDDHSFLRREVELGMPVVFLDRPPQGLLADAVLLDNRGGGQAGVGALLDEGHLRVGLLLGAPSVPTMRERLVGARAALAAAGVEPDDALVRDRLIAPEDAGRAVAALLDLPDPPTAFFCGNNRLTVGALAELHRRGSDAALVGFDDFELAHLMPRPLRVVGYDTRELARVATERLFHRIAGDDSPPSTTVLPTRLLRRGLTRP; this comes from the coding sequence ATGGTCGATGTCGCCCGGCACGCCGGGGTCAGCCTGAAGACGGTCTCCCGGGTGGTCAACGACGAGCCGGTGGGGCAGGAACTGCTCGGGCGGGTGCTGGCCGCCATCGCCGAGCTGGGTTTCCGGCGCAACGACATCGCGCGCAACCTGCGCTCGCGGCAGCTCAACGCCACAGTCGGGCTGCTGATCGAGGAGATCGCCAACCCGTTCTACGCCACCATCGCGAGCGTCGCGGCAGAGATCGCCGCCGCGCACGGCACCATGTTGATCACCGCCTCCTCCGAGGAGGACCCGGAGCGCGAACGCGCCGTCCTCCAGGACTTCACCCAGCGCCGGGTCGACGGGCTGCTTGTGGTGCCGGCCGGTGACGACCACTCGTTCCTGCGCCGCGAGGTCGAGCTGGGCATGCCTGTGGTCTTCCTGGACCGGCCACCGCAGGGGCTGCTCGCGGATGCCGTGCTGCTGGACAACCGCGGTGGCGGCCAGGCCGGGGTCGGCGCGCTGCTCGACGAGGGGCACCTGCGGGTGGGTCTCCTGCTCGGCGCGCCGAGCGTCCCCACCATGCGTGAGCGGCTGGTCGGCGCGCGGGCCGCGCTGGCGGCGGCCGGGGTCGAGCCGGACGACGCACTGGTCCGCGACCGCCTGATCGCTCCCGAGGACGCCGGTCGGGCTGTCGCCGCGCTGCTCGACCTTCCGGACCCGCCCACCGCGTTCTTCTGCGGCAACAACAGGCTCACCGTCGGCGCTCTCGCCGAGCTGCACCGGCGGGGCAGCGACGCGGCGTTGGTCGGCTTCGACGACTTCGAGCTGGCCCACCTGATGCCCCGGCCGTTGCGGGTCGTCGGGTACGACACGCGGGAGCTGGCCCGGGTAGCGACGGAGCGCCTGTTCCACCGCATAGCCGGCGACGACTCCCCGCCGTCGACCACAGTGCTCCCGACCCGCCTCCTCCGCCGCGGCCTGACACGCCCCTGA
- a CDS encoding carbohydrate kinase family protein: protein MIVVAGEALIDLVVTADGQRAVPGGSPANVAVTLARLDKPVRLLARLGPDGYGRQIAEHLTANRVDLRWAVHAEEPTSVAVATLNAAGQASYEFRLDGTADWQWTPQELPELAGSSATALHTGSLALALAPGAHVLEGLLSRERDRDGLTISIDLNLRPSIVTDRAAEQVRARRQIRLAHLVKASDEDLAWLYPDRSVGDVLAEWREAGVACGVVTRGGEGALLLAPNGALHEQKAVRTTVVDTVGAGDSFTGGLLAALADVDALGDRPADRLAAVTEQQWSTVLRQAATVAALTCAHRGADPPRKPEVDALLAVAG from the coding sequence ATGATCGTGGTCGCGGGTGAGGCCCTCATCGACCTGGTGGTCACCGCCGACGGGCAGCGGGCCGTGCCGGGTGGCTCCCCGGCGAACGTGGCGGTCACCCTGGCACGGCTCGACAAGCCGGTACGGCTGCTGGCCCGGCTCGGCCCCGACGGGTACGGCCGGCAGATCGCCGAGCACCTGACGGCCAACCGGGTGGACCTGCGGTGGGCGGTCCACGCCGAGGAGCCCACCTCGGTCGCGGTGGCCACCCTGAACGCGGCCGGGCAGGCCAGCTACGAGTTCCGGCTCGACGGCACGGCGGACTGGCAGTGGACCCCGCAGGAGCTGCCCGAGCTGGCCGGATCGTCGGCGACGGCCCTGCACACCGGGTCGCTCGCGCTCGCGCTCGCGCCCGGCGCGCACGTGCTGGAGGGTCTGCTCTCCCGCGAACGCGACCGCGACGGGTTGACCATCTCGATCGACCTCAACCTACGCCCGAGCATCGTCACGGACCGGGCCGCGGAGCAGGTGCGGGCACGCCGGCAGATCCGCCTCGCGCACCTGGTCAAGGCCAGCGACGAGGACCTGGCCTGGCTCTACCCGGACCGCTCGGTGGGCGACGTGCTTGCCGAGTGGCGCGAGGCCGGGGTGGCCTGCGGAGTGGTCACCCGGGGCGGCGAGGGCGCGTTGCTGCTCGCCCCGAACGGCGCGCTGCACGAACAAAAGGCGGTACGCACCACGGTTGTCGACACCGTCGGCGCCGGCGACTCGTTCACGGGTGGCCTGCTGGCCGCGCTGGCCGACGTCGACGCGCTCGGTGACCGGCCGGCCGACCGGCTCGCGGCGGTGACCGAGCAGCAGTGGAGCACTGTGCTGCGCCAGGCCGCGACTGTCGCGGCGCTGACCTGCGCCCACCGGGGCGCCGACCCACCCCGAAAGCCGGAGGTAGACGCCCTCCTCGCCGTCGCGGGCTAA
- a CDS encoding AGE family epimerase/isomerase, with the protein MTDLPRPDAATTPAPAGSPDLPDLDGFLADQTRTLLDTARRAVRPEGGFWWLTDDRTPDRGEPLHTWITCRMTHVAALAHSGGDPDAAALVDHGVAALSTLLRDDRFGGWFGGVDQQGTPTDERKAGYDHAFVLLAASSATRAGRPGADRLLADVLTVVRDRFWDDDAGAVRESWNRDWTVTEDYRGANSSMHMVEAFLAAAAATGDASWTDRALRIATHLVHTEAARHDWRLPEHFTADWTPLLDYNRDQPADPFRPYGSTMGHWLEWARLLLELEAVLQQPPGWLVADARTLFAAAVRRGWAVDGADGFVYTIDWDDRPVVRSRMHWVLAEAIGAAITLHRRTGDAVYADWYRVFWAYARRYLIDGTGWRHELDAENLPADTVWHGRPDVYHAYQAVLLSRSADGLGGPGPLAPGTVTA; encoded by the coding sequence ATGACCGACCTGCCCCGACCCGACGCCGCCACGACCCCCGCTCCCGCAGGGTCGCCCGACCTGCCCGACCTGGACGGGTTCCTCGCCGACCAGACCCGCACGCTGCTCGACACGGCCCGCCGCGCGGTCCGCCCCGAGGGCGGGTTCTGGTGGCTCACCGACGACCGCACCCCGGACCGTGGCGAGCCTCTCCACACCTGGATCACCTGCCGGATGACGCACGTGGCAGCGCTCGCCCACTCCGGCGGCGACCCGGATGCCGCCGCCCTCGTCGACCACGGCGTCGCCGCGCTCAGCACGCTGCTGCGCGACGACAGGTTCGGCGGCTGGTTCGGCGGAGTGGACCAGCAGGGCACACCTACCGACGAGCGCAAGGCCGGCTACGACCACGCGTTCGTGCTGCTCGCCGCGTCCAGCGCCACCCGGGCCGGGCGACCCGGCGCCGACCGCCTGCTCGCCGACGTGCTGACAGTCGTGCGGGACCGGTTCTGGGACGACGACGCCGGCGCGGTCCGCGAATCGTGGAACCGGGACTGGACGGTCACCGAGGACTACCGAGGCGCGAACAGCAGCATGCACATGGTCGAGGCGTTCCTCGCCGCTGCCGCCGCCACCGGCGACGCGAGCTGGACCGACCGGGCCCTGCGGATCGCCACCCACCTGGTGCACACCGAGGCCGCCCGGCACGACTGGCGACTGCCCGAGCACTTCACCGCCGACTGGACGCCACTGCTCGACTACAACCGGGACCAGCCCGCCGACCCGTTCCGGCCGTACGGCTCGACGATGGGCCACTGGCTGGAATGGGCCCGGCTGCTGCTGGAGTTGGAGGCGGTCCTGCAGCAGCCACCGGGCTGGCTGGTCGCCGACGCCCGTACCCTGTTCGCCGCCGCCGTGCGGCGCGGCTGGGCTGTCGACGGCGCCGACGGCTTCGTCTACACGATCGACTGGGACGACCGGCCGGTGGTGCGCTCCCGGATGCACTGGGTGCTCGCCGAGGCCATCGGCGCGGCGATCACCCTGCACCGTCGCACCGGCGACGCGGTCTACGCCGACTGGTACCGGGTCTTCTGGGCGTACGCGCGCCGCTACCTCATCGACGGCACCGGCTGGCGGCACGAGCTGGACGCGGAGAACCTGCCCGCCGACACGGTCTGGCACGGCCGGCCGGACGTCTACCACGCGTACCAGGCGGTGCTGCTGTCCCGCTCGGCCGACGGGCTCGGTGGCCCCGGTCCGCTCGCCCCGGGCACGGTGACCGCATGA
- a CDS encoding nucleoside deaminase, whose protein sequence is MTPEDETFLRRAVDIASRAGAAGERPFGSLLVGADGVVLIEDHNTVVSDSDITAHPELKLARWAARQLSPEAAAGTTMFTSCQPCPMCATAIDRSGLGRVVYALSGEQFEEVKPATPPLPPVRYEGPALFEDARRPIDDYY, encoded by the coding sequence ATGACCCCTGAGGACGAGACGTTTCTCCGCCGCGCCGTCGACATCGCCAGCCGGGCCGGTGCCGCGGGCGAACGGCCGTTCGGCTCGTTGCTTGTCGGCGCGGACGGCGTCGTCCTGATCGAGGACCACAACACGGTGGTCTCGGATTCGGACATCACCGCCCACCCGGAGCTGAAGCTGGCGCGCTGGGCTGCCCGGCAACTCTCCCCGGAGGCGGCCGCCGGCACCACGATGTTCACGAGCTGCCAGCCCTGCCCGATGTGCGCGACCGCGATCGACAGGTCCGGCCTCGGCCGGGTGGTGTACGCCCTGTCCGGCGAGCAGTTCGAGGAGGTCAAGCCGGCCACCCCGCCGCTGCCTCCGGTCCGCTACGAGGGGCCGGCGCTGTTCGAGGATGCACGTCGGCCGATCGACGACTACTACTGA
- a CDS encoding aminoglycoside phosphotransferase family protein, translated as MDLPEGLAWIRGSAGGRAWLATLPRLLAECAEGWSLRLGPPFRYAYASLALPADLPDGTAAVLKLQFPAEDSQHEAHALAHWDGDGAIRLLAHDPQRHALLVERCRPGTPLYELPTDRALDAAIDVLPRLWRPAGAPFTPLAAEAAGWLDRIPRSWERTGRPYERRLLDAACSLLVDLASSQGEQVLVNQDMHAGNVLAADREPWLVIDPKPLSGEREFSVVPLVRGQELGHSPAAVRHRLDRLSTELGLDTERVRGWTIGHTMAWSIDGDVVFPHQIETVRWLLDGE; from the coding sequence ATGGATCTGCCTGAGGGACTTGCCTGGATACGAGGGTCAGCGGGCGGCCGGGCCTGGCTGGCCACGCTCCCGAGGTTGCTTGCGGAGTGCGCCGAGGGGTGGTCGCTGCGACTGGGCCCGCCCTTCCGGTACGCGTACGCCTCCCTCGCGCTCCCCGCCGACCTGCCCGACGGCACGGCGGCGGTGCTCAAGCTCCAGTTCCCGGCCGAGGACAGCCAGCACGAGGCCCACGCGCTGGCCCACTGGGACGGCGACGGCGCAATCCGGCTGCTCGCGCACGACCCGCAACGGCACGCCCTGCTCGTGGAACGCTGCCGACCCGGCACACCGCTGTACGAGCTGCCGACGGACCGGGCACTGGACGCGGCGATCGACGTGCTGCCCCGGCTCTGGCGGCCGGCCGGCGCACCGTTCACCCCGCTCGCCGCGGAGGCGGCCGGCTGGCTCGACCGCATCCCCCGAAGCTGGGAACGGACCGGCCGGCCGTACGAGCGGCGACTGCTCGACGCGGCGTGCAGCCTGCTCGTCGACCTGGCATCGAGCCAGGGCGAGCAGGTGCTCGTCAACCAGGACATGCACGCCGGCAACGTGCTCGCCGCCGACCGCGAGCCATGGCTGGTGATCGACCCGAAGCCACTGAGCGGCGAACGGGAGTTCTCGGTCGTGCCGCTCGTGCGCGGTCAGGAGCTGGGGCACTCGCCGGCCGCCGTCCGGCACCGGCTCGACCGGCTCAGCACCGAGCTGGGGCTGGACACCGAGCGGGTACGGGGTTGGACGATCGGCCACACCATGGCCTGGAGCATCGACGGGGACGTCGTCTTCCCGCACCAGATCGAGACCGTCCGCTGGCTGCTCGACGGCGAGTGA
- a CDS encoding Fpg/Nei family DNA glycosylase, with translation MPEGHTIHRLAARHAELFAGDKLHAASPQGRFAEGAARLSGTVLESTEAYGKHLLHHYADELTLHVHLGLYGKFTDGPGTPPDPVGQLRLRLASDRHWLDLRGPTACELFTPPEVSALRERLGPDPLRADADPERAYARISRSPTPLAALLLDQSVVAGTGLIFVTEALFRAGLPPTMPGRGLTRVGWDALWADLVELMRLALRQGRIDTVRAVHLPEAMGRPPRVDRHGGEVYVYRRAGGLCHVCGTEVSRGELAGRNLYWCRTCQPA, from the coding sequence GTGCCAGAGGGACACACGATTCATCGCCTGGCGGCCCGGCACGCCGAGCTGTTCGCCGGGGACAAGCTGCACGCCGCCAGCCCGCAGGGCCGCTTCGCCGAGGGGGCCGCCCGCCTCTCCGGCACCGTCCTGGAGAGCACCGAGGCGTACGGCAAGCATCTCCTGCACCACTACGCCGACGAGTTGACCCTGCACGTGCACCTCGGCCTGTACGGAAAGTTCACCGACGGGCCGGGGACGCCGCCCGATCCGGTCGGCCAGCTCCGGCTGCGGCTGGCCAGTGACAGGCACTGGCTCGACCTGCGCGGGCCCACCGCCTGCGAACTGTTCACCCCGCCCGAGGTCAGCGCCCTGCGCGAGCGCCTCGGACCGGACCCGCTGCGCGCCGACGCCGACCCCGAGCGGGCGTACGCCCGGATCTCCCGCAGCCCGACGCCCCTCGCGGCGCTGCTGCTGGACCAGTCGGTGGTGGCCGGCACGGGGCTGATCTTCGTGACCGAGGCGCTCTTCCGTGCCGGGCTGCCGCCGACCATGCCGGGCCGAGGGCTGACCCGAGTCGGCTGGGACGCGCTCTGGGCCGACCTGGTCGAGTTGATGCGCCTCGCTCTGCGGCAGGGGCGGATCGACACGGTCCGCGCCGTGCACCTGCCGGAGGCGATGGGTCGGCCGCCGCGGGTCGACCGCCACGGCGGCGAGGTGTACGTCTACCGCCGCGCCGGAGGGCTCTGCCACGTCTGCGGCACCGAGGTCAGCCGAGGCGAGCTGGCCGGCCGCAACCTCTACTGGTGCCGCACCTGCCAACCCGCCTGA
- a CDS encoding DUF397 domain-containing protein: MTDLARARWRTSTRSGGSGGNCVEVADNLPDVVGVRDSKDPTGPALTFAPATWAAFVTDLKEQRQG, encoded by the coding sequence ATGACTGACCTTGCCCGTGCCCGCTGGCGCACGAGCACCCGCAGCGGCGGGAGCGGCGGCAACTGCGTCGAGGTGGCCGACAACCTGCCCGACGTCGTGGGCGTGCGCGACAGCAAGGACCCGACCGGCCCGGCGCTCACCTTCGCGCCGGCCACCTGGGCGGCGTTCGTGACCGACCTGAAGGAGCAGCGCCAGGGCTGA
- a CDS encoding sulfite exporter TauE/SafE family protein, producing MVRIPSLSRRSEPAPTRDENLDGRIDGRDTPVADRDSSTAVTDTDRSEDVTGRPVVTDRDADQTTYRSTTATDDQAGAAERRAAERAAVARAATARPLEGDSRPGAVRSADTPTPPASVAATAPTVDRTAERDTDVDRDRTTRRPERDTDLDRTTGRPDPTDRVVTDRPVDPTPGHTEPEPPVTRGPKPRASLLATLGLIVSVAGALFVLTGTLAGYGIGLGAFGAVLSVLGLMATRRRHVAGKTDALFGVLIGLAAVVIGVLAMTGQFDWPTTDGDWVPRFREWLDSQFVDRF from the coding sequence GTGGTCAGGATTCCTTCGCTGTCCCGCCGGTCCGAGCCGGCGCCGACGCGGGACGAGAACCTCGACGGCCGGATCGACGGCCGCGACACCCCGGTCGCCGACCGGGACAGCAGCACGGCGGTCACCGACACCGACCGGTCCGAGGACGTCACCGGCCGACCGGTGGTCACCGATCGGGACGCCGACCAGACGACGTACCGCAGCACCACGGCGACCGACGACCAGGCCGGCGCGGCCGAGCGGCGTGCCGCGGAGCGCGCGGCCGTGGCCCGGGCCGCCACCGCCCGCCCGCTTGAGGGCGATTCCCGACCCGGCGCCGTCCGGTCGGCCGACACCCCGACCCCGCCGGCCAGCGTCGCGGCGACCGCACCGACTGTCGACCGCACGGCCGAGCGCGACACCGACGTCGACCGGGACCGCACGACCCGGCGACCCGAGCGCGACACTGACCTCGACCGGACGACCGGGCGGCCCGACCCGACGGACCGCGTCGTGACCGACCGCCCGGTCGACCCGACCCCCGGCCACACCGAGCCGGAGCCCCCGGTGACGCGCGGCCCGAAGCCACGGGCCAGCCTGCTCGCCACCCTCGGCCTGATCGTCTCCGTCGCCGGTGCGCTGTTCGTGCTGACCGGCACCCTCGCCGGGTACGGCATCGGGCTCGGCGCGTTCGGCGCGGTGCTCTCGGTGCTCGGGCTGATGGCCACCCGCCGCCGGCACGTCGCCGGCAAGACCGACGCGCTGTTCGGCGTGCTCATCGGGCTCGCGGCGGTGGTGATCGGCGTGCTGGCGATGACCGGTCAGTTCGACTGGCCGACCACCGACGGCGACTGGGTGCCGCGCTTCCGGGAGTGGCTCGACTCACAGTTTGTGGACCGTTTCTAG